Proteins encoded by one window of Streptococcus suis S735:
- a CDS encoding FAD-containing oxidoreductase, translating into MEQYDLVVIGFGKAGKTLAGKLSAAGKKVALVEENPVMFGGTCINIGCIPTKTLLVAADKNWTFEQVMEQKETVTTRLRNKNEAVLKGSGANLYQGHARFVADKVVEVSAGEESIQLTAETIVINTGAKSRVLPIPGLLDTAHVYDSTGIQNLETRPNKLAIIGGGNIGLEFAGLYSKLGSQVMVYEASSAILPREEEGVAQLAKEYMEEAGMTFVLGAKIEQVAAAGEQVAVTVNGETAIFDAVLYATGRVPNTADLGLENTAIELLENGAVKVDDYCETTVPGVYAVGDVNGGPQFTYTSLDDFRIVFGKLTGTGTYSLSQRKSIPTSVFITPVLSRVGLTEKEAKEAGYDYIANELLVANMPRAHVNNDLKGIFKVIVDKESKLVLGATLFGRNSEELINLIAMAIDNKIPYTYFKTQIFTHPTMAENLNDVFNF; encoded by the coding sequence ATGGAACAATATGATTTAGTAGTCATTGGTTTTGGAAAGGCTGGTAAGACCTTGGCTGGTAAGCTGTCAGCAGCTGGAAAAAAGGTTGCCTTGGTTGAGGAAAATCCTGTTATGTTTGGCGGGACTTGTATCAATATTGGCTGTATTCCAACCAAGACCCTCTTGGTAGCAGCAGATAAAAACTGGACTTTTGAGCAGGTAATGGAGCAAAAGGAAACAGTCACCACTCGTCTGCGAAACAAAAACGAGGCAGTCTTGAAAGGCAGTGGTGCTAATCTTTATCAAGGTCACGCGCGTTTTGTTGCGGACAAAGTCGTTGAAGTGTCGGCCGGTGAAGAGTCGATTCAACTGACTGCGGAAACTATTGTCATCAACACAGGTGCTAAGTCGCGCGTGCTTCCAATTCCAGGTTTGTTGGATACAGCTCACGTTTATGATAGTACAGGCATTCAGAACTTGGAAACTCGTCCTAACAAGTTGGCAATTATCGGTGGTGGTAACATTGGATTGGAATTTGCTGGACTTTACAGCAAACTCGGCAGCCAGGTGATGGTATATGAAGCCAGCTCTGCTATTTTACCAAGAGAAGAGGAAGGAGTCGCTCAGCTAGCCAAGGAGTATATGGAAGAAGCTGGCATGACCTTTGTCTTGGGTGCGAAAATCGAGCAAGTCGCAGCTGCGGGCGAGCAAGTTGCTGTGACGGTCAATGGCGAAACAGCAATTTTCGACGCTGTCCTCTATGCGACAGGTCGGGTGCCGAACACTGCTGACTTGGGCTTGGAAAATACGGCGATTGAGCTTTTGGAAAATGGTGCTGTTAAGGTGGATGACTACTGCGAAACGACTGTTCCAGGTGTCTATGCGGTGGGAGATGTCAATGGCGGTCCACAATTCACTTACACATCCCTAGACGACTTCCGTATCGTTTTCGGCAAGTTGACTGGGACTGGAACTTATAGCTTGAGCCAACGTAAGTCTATTCCGACCAGCGTCTTTATCACGCCTGTGCTTTCTCGTGTTGGTCTGACCGAGAAGGAAGCCAAGGAAGCAGGTTACGACTACATTGCCAACGAATTGCTTGTCGCCAATATGCCACGTGCCCATGTCAATAATGACCTCAAAGGCATTTTCAAGGTTATCGTGGATAAGGAAAGTAAGCTTGTTCTGGGGGCGACTCTCTTTGGTCGCAATTCAGAGGAGCTGATTAACTTGATTGCTATGGCGATTGACAATAAGATTCCTTATACCTACTTCAAAACACAAATCTTCACCCATCCGACTATGGCTGAGAATTTGAACGATGTCTTTAATTTTTAA
- a CDS encoding DEAD/DEAH box helicase family protein, which translates to MIRKEHNEFTRVQLPAALHLTRLGYDYLSATSEDIKNRDHSTNILLSIFKRQFLTFNNYASEADFEQEFENIRLELEQDDLGRSFFNRIHADSGYTYINWDNMEENTFHIALEVTCQNGEEEFRPDITVFINGLPLSYIEVKQPDAIRDGKTGIHSEKERAKLRFENKKFRRFNNITQLIAFSDNLPYDDSQGQQLQGSYYCTNASSGTKFNSFKEEQEGQVQSSLSSLTEEMIDLVLTDVNRFALKSQVEFRTNLDPASPCNSFLTSLYQKERLFFMLRYGLVYVEERDEHDQIQLQKHAMRYPQYFATKAIERGLEEGMKKGVIWHTQGSGKTALAFFNIRYLRDFYAKRGVVPQFYFVVDRLDLADQAYKEFSKRGLKVKRINKPSELNQIQDQHHVSVVNIQKFKESSDLTDHSGYDLNRQNIYFIDEAHRSYNEKGSYLPNLYNADKEAVKIALTGTPLIATKADGKTKETAVTTRDIFGDYIHKYYYNQSIADGFTLRLMREDIETSYKETLQAVHEEIQKGSIEKKEIFAHPRYVSPMLDFILDDFTRAREILFGDQSIGGMVVCDSSEQARELHKQLEDRRKAGLTSFTSTLILHDAGDKEYKKEEVDKFKDGLIDFVIVYSMLLTGFDAPRLKRLYLGRKIKAHNLLQTLTRVNRPYKDYAFGYVIDFADISKEFDKTNKAYLEELNREYQAALTEEDGDNPFGTIFVSPEEVQEQLASSNRVLMNYPTDNLEFFGRAIDEVKDRKELIALRKSLETIRQYYNMARLHGYHDIVKQVNIGEIASLLNMLSRRLLTLNLLEKPDSFSSQQLLNLAMSETSFSFTKIKEEELRLAANDLDDIRRRVANGINLRRDEKDPEWVSLYEEFQRILNKHMTQEVEGYSLSTIKETKQAYQSLFDSVEDYKTRMNRLAMNFGGDTMSARAFKHITQSTVVSDFPAIYQVLKGAKPLIDYQIGLNQGILENEAYLVAQIRQLARKEMMKTEVGKQLKRVDYDKLIRSLMEVYEGEY; encoded by the coding sequence ATGATAAGAAAGGAACACAATGAGTTTACAAGAGTTCAGTTGCCAGCTGCTTTGCATTTGACTCGGCTTGGATATGACTATCTTTCGGCTACAAGTGAAGACATAAAAAACAGAGACCATTCAACCAATATCCTTCTATCAATTTTTAAGCGACAGTTTTTAACATTCAATAATTACGCAAGTGAAGCTGATTTTGAACAAGAATTTGAAAACATTCGCCTGGAATTAGAACAAGATGATTTAGGACGAAGTTTTTTTAATCGGATTCATGCAGATTCTGGCTACACCTATATCAATTGGGATAATATGGAAGAGAATACCTTCCATATAGCCTTAGAAGTCACCTGTCAAAATGGTGAGGAAGAGTTCCGGCCTGATATCACCGTTTTTATCAACGGTCTCCCTCTCAGTTATATCGAAGTCAAGCAACCAGATGCTATTCGTGATGGAAAAACAGGAATTCACTCTGAAAAAGAACGTGCCAAGCTCCGCTTTGAAAATAAAAAATTCAGACGGTTTAACAATATCACACAGTTGATTGCTTTTTCAGACAATCTTCCCTATGATGATAGCCAAGGACAACAGTTGCAAGGTTCTTATTACTGCACCAATGCTTCATCTGGTACCAAGTTCAACTCTTTCAAGGAAGAGCAGGAGGGACAAGTACAGTCTAGCCTGTCTAGCTTAACAGAAGAGATGATTGATTTGGTTCTCACAGATGTCAATCGTTTTGCCCTCAAGTCGCAAGTTGAATTCCGAACCAACTTGGATCCTGCAAGTCCTTGCAATTCCTTTTTAACTTCCCTTTATCAGAAAGAACGGCTCTTTTTCATGCTCCGCTATGGTCTAGTCTATGTGGAAGAACGAGATGAGCATGACCAGATTCAACTACAAAAACACGCCATGCGCTATCCTCAATATTTTGCGACCAAGGCAATTGAGCGAGGATTGGAAGAAGGGATGAAGAAAGGTGTTATTTGGCATACGCAAGGTTCTGGAAAAACCGCTCTAGCATTTTTCAATATCCGATACTTACGAGACTTTTATGCTAAAAGAGGTGTTGTCCCGCAGTTTTACTTTGTGGTAGACCGATTGGATTTGGCTGATCAAGCCTATAAGGAATTTAGCAAGCGTGGTCTCAAAGTCAAACGAATTAACAAACCAAGCGAGTTAAATCAGATTCAAGACCAGCACCATGTTTCTGTTGTCAACATCCAAAAATTCAAAGAATCCTCTGATTTGACAGATCATTCAGGCTATGACTTGAATCGGCAAAATATCTACTTCATTGATGAGGCTCACCGTTCTTACAATGAAAAAGGTTCCTATCTGCCAAATCTATATAATGCTGATAAAGAAGCTGTTAAAATTGCACTGACAGGAACGCCTTTGATTGCGACAAAGGCTGACGGTAAAACCAAGGAAACAGCTGTGACGACTCGTGATATCTTTGGGGACTATATCCACAAATACTACTATAATCAATCCATTGCTGACGGTTTTACCCTACGGTTGATGAGGGAAGATATTGAAACTTCTTACAAGGAAACTCTACAAGCTGTACACGAAGAGATTCAAAAAGGCTCCATTGAAAAGAAAGAAATTTTTGCCCACCCCCGTTATGTCTCTCCAATGCTAGACTTTATTCTTGATGATTTTACAAGAGCACGAGAGATCTTATTTGGCGACCAGTCTATCGGTGGAATGGTGGTCTGTGATTCTTCAGAACAAGCCCGAGAATTACACAAACAGTTAGAAGACCGTCGAAAAGCAGGGCTTACATCATTCACTTCAACCTTGATTTTACATGATGCTGGGGATAAGGAATACAAGAAAGAAGAAGTGGATAAATTCAAGGACGGTCTGATAGACTTTGTCATCGTCTACTCCATGCTCTTGACTGGTTTTGATGCACCAAGGCTGAAACGGCTCTATCTTGGACGGAAAATCAAGGCCCATAATCTCTTGCAGACCTTAACCCGTGTCAACCGTCCGTACAAGGATTATGCTTTTGGCTATGTCATTGATTTTGCGGACATTTCCAAGGAATTTGACAAGACCAATAAAGCCTATCTGGAAGAACTCAATCGGGAATACCAGGCAGCTTTGACAGAAGAAGACGGAGATAATCCTTTTGGAACTATTTTTGTGTCCCCAGAAGAAGTCCAGGAACAGCTAGCGAGCTCTAACCGAGTTCTAATGAACTATCCGACAGATAACTTAGAATTTTTCGGAAGAGCCATCGATGAAGTCAAGGATAGGAAAGAGTTAATCGCCCTCCGAAAATCTCTTGAAACCATTCGTCAGTACTACAACATGGCACGTTTGCATGGTTACCACGATATTGTCAAACAGGTCAATATAGGAGAAATTGCTAGCCTTTTAAATATGCTGTCCCGCCGCCTCTTGACTTTGAACTTGTTAGAAAAACCAGATAGTTTTTCTAGTCAGCAACTACTGAATCTAGCCATGTCTGAGACTAGCTTTAGTTTTACCAAGATAAAGGAAGAGGAACTACGACTGGCAGCCAATGATTTGGACGATATCCGACGCCGTGTGGCCAATGGTATCAATCTACGGAGAGATGAAAAAGATCCTGAATGGGTAAGTCTTTATGAAGAGTTTCAACGCATCCTAAACAAGCACATGACACAGGAAGTAGAAGGATATAGTCTCTCAACCATTAAAGAAACCAAACAAGCCTATCAAAGTTTATTCGATTCAGTAGAAGACTATAAAACAAGAATGAATCGCTTGGCCATGAACTTTGGTGGAGATACCATGTCTGCCCGTGCCTTTAAGCACATTACCCAATCAACAGTTGTCAGTGACTTCCCAGCTATTTATCAGGTGCTAAAAGGTGCCAAACCTCTGATTGATTATCAAATCGGGCTCAATCAAGGCATTCTGGAAAACGAAGCCTATTTGGTAGCGCAGATCAGGCAACTGGCCCGTAAAGAAATGATGAAAACAGAAGTAGGGAAGCAACTCAAACGAGTCGATTATGATAAGTTGATTCGTTCCCTAATGGAAGTCTATGAAGGAGAATATTAA
- a CDS encoding restriction endonuclease subunit S: protein MSEVRWQIKSLSELGRFSRGKSKHRPRNDKKLFTNGTYPLIQTGDIKNSNLYVTKNSDYYNEFGLSQSKLWKQGTLCITIAANIAETAILSYPMCFPDSVVGFNAHKNESSELFVYYVFELIKKEIQKTSSGSIQDNINIDYLTKLKLKVPNKDYQDRIVNLLSTIDKKILINNQINEELEAMAKTLYDYWFVQFDFPDENGKPYKSSGGKMVYNDQLKREIPEGWGVKQLGEICEFRNGINYEKSETGDTLSKIVNVRNISNSSTFVTTHDLDSITLDRRRIESYLVTDRTILITRSGIPGATRIVSDIPVNTIYSGFIIGATVANLNLFYYVFYHLKNIEMLMSNQSAGTIMKNISQTTLSEIRIVIPNKEIQKVFSNEVRSLLDVIENNLKQNQELTQLRDWLLPMLMNGQVKVEE, encoded by the coding sequence ATGAGTGAGGTAAGATGGCAAATAAAGAGTTTGTCTGAACTGGGAAGATTTTCAAGGGGAAAATCTAAACATCGTCCAAGAAATGATAAAAAATTATTTACTAATGGAACCTATCCGCTAATCCAGACAGGTGATATTAAAAATTCAAATCTTTATGTAACAAAGAATAGTGATTATTATAACGAATTTGGTTTGTCACAAAGTAAGCTATGGAAGCAAGGGACTCTTTGTATTACAATAGCAGCAAATATTGCTGAAACAGCGATTCTATCTTACCCAATGTGTTTTCCTGATAGTGTTGTTGGTTTTAATGCACATAAAAATGAATCAAGTGAGTTGTTTGTTTATTATGTTTTTGAATTAATAAAAAAAGAAATTCAGAAGACATCTAGTGGTAGTATCCAAGATAATATTAATATCGACTACTTAACAAAATTAAAATTAAAGGTTCCCAACAAAGATTATCAAGATAGAATTGTCAACTTATTGTCAACTATTGATAAAAAAATCTTAATTAATAACCAAATCAACGAGGAGTTGGAGGCTATGGCCAAGACGCTTTATGATTATTGGTTTGTGCAGTTTGATTTCCCTGATGAAAATGGTAAGCCCTACAAGTCCTCTGGTGGTAAAATGGTCTATAACGACCAACTCAAACGGGAAATCCCAGAAGGGTGGGGAGTGAAGCAGTTGGGTGAGATATGTGAATTTAGAAATGGAATCAATTATGAAAAATCTGAGACAGGGGATACGCTTTCAAAAATTGTAAACGTACGGAACATTTCAAATTCTAGTACTTTTGTTACTACTCATGATTTGGACTCAATTACTTTAGATAGAAGACGTATTGAAAGCTATCTTGTTACAGATAGAACAATTCTGATAACTCGCAGTGGAATTCCTGGGGCGACTAGGATAGTCTCTGATATTCCAGTTAACACAATTTATTCAGGTTTTATTATTGGTGCAACTGTTGCCAATTTGAATCTATTTTATTATGTATTTTATCATCTAAAGAATATTGAAATGCTCATGTCTAATCAATCTGCGGGAACTATAATGAAAAATATTTCTCAAACTACACTTTCAGAAATTCGCATTGTGATCCCAAATAAAGAAATTCAGAAGGTATTTTCAAATGAAGTCAGAAGTCTTTTAGATGTAATTGAAAATAATTTAAAACAAAACCAAGAACTGACCCAACTCCGTGATTGGCTCTTGCCAATGCTGATGAATGGGCAGGTGAAGGTAGAGGAGTAA
- a CDS encoding DUF6261 family protein, producing MKIRIPLYAQHLNQAEFTQLITSSVDTLKQYSSSTNDPMVTDLIKQLEESLPLLKKSLKQKRGSDMTSNLNKALKNRKADYSAFVNGLKLFKNTRTPEKLQAYHRLQELIKLYKNTRSTNMQESSALIDSLLARLAKPPYSEDVSLLMLDEAIANLRESHESTYRLYLKRSQDTSTREKINSLEVRKTAFNLYTLLYSHLVNKISYDPTAPEKVILQVLNDIRQDFSERTRQKNQTGTNSATINIVTTLPQGKEIETT from the coding sequence ATGAAAATCCGAATCCCTTTATATGCACAACATCTGAATCAAGCAGAATTTACACAATTGATCACAAGTAGTGTTGATACCTTGAAACAGTACAGTTCTTCCACCAATGACCCCATGGTAACGGACTTAATCAAACAGCTTGAAGAATCCTTACCCTTACTGAAAAAAAGTCTCAAACAAAAACGTGGCTCAGACATGACTAGTAACTTAAACAAGGCTCTAAAGAATCGAAAGGCTGACTACTCTGCCTTCGTCAACGGACTCAAACTTTTTAAAAATACTCGGACACCCGAGAAATTACAAGCCTATCACCGACTACAAGAACTCATCAAACTATACAAAAATACAAGGTCTACCAATATGCAAGAATCATCTGCTTTGATTGATTCTTTGCTAGCCCGACTGGCGAAGCCACCCTACTCAGAAGATGTTAGCCTACTTATGTTAGATGAAGCTATTGCCAATCTCCGTGAAAGCCATGAAAGTACATATCGTCTCTATCTGAAAAGAAGTCAGGACACCAGCACTCGCGAAAAAATAAACAGCTTGGAAGTCCGAAAAACAGCCTTCAATCTGTACACCCTCCTTTATAGTCACTTGGTCAATAAAATCAGCTATGACCCAACAGCCCCTGAAAAAGTTATCTTGCAAGTCCTAAATGATATTCGCCAAGATTTTTCAGAAAGAACGCGACAGAAAAATCAAACAGGAACTAACTCCGCTACAATAAACATTGTAACAACCTTACCGCAAGGAAAAGAGATAGAAACGACTTAG
- a CDS encoding DUF5052 family protein, translated as MKWNKKLALSAVLVASLFTLSACQSISNWWKNTKEEWIGLEMTVRTYDENSQLIDEMSGKSLSISRNQEFDSVDAEGYSNADSSVLKVTLGNYEIDHVGSSLIAAEEGLEDLYAKYQTTVDIANYDRAIPLVNRMVSSLKNDFTGKAKVVLIRSQNGTPLATYVGDKVSLYASDAPKTSELLIDGKRLIIYRCDYTIYDRELLEN; from the coding sequence ATGAAATGGAATAAAAAACTAGCACTTAGTGCTGTCTTAGTCGCAAGTTTGTTTACTTTGTCAGCCTGTCAGTCGATTTCAAATTGGTGGAAAAATACCAAGGAAGAATGGATTGGCTTGGAGATGACGGTACGGACTTATGATGAAAATTCTCAGTTGATAGATGAAATGTCTGGTAAGTCCCTATCGATTTCGCGGAATCAGGAATTTGACTCGGTGGATGCCGAAGGCTATTCCAATGCGGATTCTTCTGTCTTGAAGGTGACACTTGGGAATTACGAAATTGACCACGTAGGCTCATCTTTGATTGCGGCAGAAGAAGGTTTGGAAGACTTGTATGCGAAATATCAGACCACAGTAGATATCGCAAATTACGATCGTGCAATTCCGCTTGTTAACCGTATGGTATCTAGTCTCAAAAATGATTTTACAGGTAAGGCAAAGGTGGTCTTGATTCGTTCGCAAAACGGAACCCCGCTTGCTACTTATGTAGGTGATAAAGTATCTCTTTATGCATCTGATGCACCTAAGACTTCTGAACTCTTAATTGATGGCAAGCGGTTGATTATCTACCGCTGTGATTATACAATTTATGATAGAGAATTATTGGAGAACTAA
- a CDS encoding GNAT family N-acetyltransferase translates to MIDIRSARIEDAADLVAIYAPYVEKTAITFETEVPTVEAFASRIEKTLEKFPYLVAVEEGKVVGYAYASTYYARAAYDWTVELSVYIKQEARGKGIGTLLYNALEKDLTARGFKNFLACIALPNAASIALHEKRGYEQVAHFKKVGYKFDTWHDIVWLQKSLVGKQNED, encoded by the coding sequence ATGATAGACATTCGTTCCGCAAGGATAGAGGATGCGGCAGACCTTGTGGCAATTTATGCTCCTTATGTAGAAAAGACCGCTATTACCTTTGAAACAGAAGTACCGACTGTCGAAGCCTTTGCAAGTCGAATTGAAAAGACCTTGGAGAAGTTTCCCTATCTGGTCGCAGTAGAAGAAGGTAAAGTTGTGGGTTATGCCTACGCTTCAACCTACTATGCCCGTGCGGCTTACGATTGGACGGTGGAATTATCCGTATATATCAAGCAAGAAGCGCGCGGAAAAGGAATTGGAACTCTTCTCTACAATGCTTTGGAAAAGGACCTGACAGCGCGTGGTTTTAAAAATTTCTTAGCCTGTATCGCCCTACCAAACGCAGCCTCTATAGCACTCCATGAGAAGAGGGGCTATGAACAGGTGGCTCATTTCAAAAAAGTTGGTTATAAATTTGATACCTGGCATGATATTGTCTGGCTTCAAAAATCTCTTGTAGGTAAGCAAAATGAAGATTAA
- a CDS encoding DUF1905 domain-containing protein: MSKVYEFETLIHPVPDKGGAYIIFPYDIREEFGKGRVKVHARFDCHPYDGSIVNMGVKDEAGNICYIIGVQKAIRAAIGKQAGDRVQVTIQERME, translated from the coding sequence ATGTCCAAAGTCTATGAATTTGAAACCCTTATCCATCCAGTACCGGATAAGGGCGGAGCCTATATCATCTTTCCCTATGATATACGAGAAGAGTTTGGTAAGGGGAGGGTAAAGGTACATGCCAGATTTGATTGTCATCCCTATGATGGCTCCATTGTCAATATGGGAGTTAAGGATGAAGCAGGCAATATCTGTTATATTATTGGCGTTCAAAAGGCTATTCGAGCGGCTATTGGAAAACAGGCTGGTGATAGAGTACAGGTAACCATTCAAGAACGAATGGAGTAA
- a CDS encoding glycyl-radical enzyme activating protein, with amino-acid sequence MNTRKGIIFNIQHFSLHDGPGIRTTVFLKGCPLRCPWCANPESQKRKPEPMLDAVSKKMTIMGEEKSVDDIISEVMKDIDFYEESGGGLTLSGGEIFAQYEFAKAILMEAKRHGLHTAIETTAFVEHHKFVDLIQYVDFIYTDLKHYNTISHRKVTGVNNNLIIQNIQYAFSIGKEIVLRIPVIPDFNNSLEDAEQFACLFNQLKIDKVQLLPFHQFGENKYKLLNRTYAMTDVKALHPEDLKDYQAIFIKHNINCYF; translated from the coding sequence ATGAATACACGAAAAGGCATTATTTTTAACATTCAACATTTTTCGCTCCATGACGGTCCTGGTATACGTACGACGGTTTTCTTGAAAGGTTGCCCCCTACGTTGTCCTTGGTGTGCAAATCCAGAATCTCAAAAACGAAAACCTGAACCCATGCTTGATGCTGTTAGTAAAAAAATGACCATCATGGGAGAAGAAAAATCTGTTGATGACATCATATCCGAAGTCATGAAAGATATTGATTTTTATGAAGAATCAGGTGGTGGGCTCACGCTGTCTGGCGGAGAAATTTTTGCCCAATATGAGTTTGCGAAAGCTATTCTTATGGAGGCAAAAAGACACGGCCTTCATACCGCTATTGAAACCACCGCTTTCGTAGAACACCACAAATTTGTTGACCTTATCCAATACGTTGACTTTATCTATACTGATTTAAAACATTACAATACAATTTCTCATAGAAAAGTCACCGGCGTCAATAATAACCTTATCATACAAAATATCCAATACGCCTTTTCCATCGGGAAAGAAATCGTCCTACGTATCCCTGTTATCCCTGACTTTAATAATTCCCTCGAAGATGCTGAACAATTCGCCTGTCTCTTTAATCAACTCAAGATTGACAAAGTTCAACTACTCCCCTTCCATCAATTTGGAGAAAATAAGTATAAGCTTCTCAATCGAACCTATGCTATGACCGATGTCAAGGCTCTCCATCCAGAAGATTTAAAAGACTATCAAGCAATCTTCATCAAACATAATATCAACTGTTATTTCTAA
- a CDS encoding DeoR/GlpR family DNA-binding transcription regulator, which yields MERLDKIIQLVSQHEKIDVNSLAEQLDVSKVTIRKDLDKLESKGLLRREHGYAVLNSGDDLNIRMSFRYDVKKRIAKEAANLIADNETIMIESGSTCALLAEEICKTKRNVTIITNSYFIANYVRQYDSCQIILLGGEFQKDSQVTVGPLLHKMIQFFHVDKAFVGTDGYDSEHGFTGKNLMRSEVVQYMSDVAENMIVLTDSSKFTKRGTVRRFGLSQVAQVITDTSISEDLVKELENARVTVRLV from the coding sequence ATGGAACGATTAGATAAAATTATACAACTGGTATCACAACATGAAAAAATAGATGTCAATAGCTTGGCGGAGCAACTGGACGTTTCTAAGGTAACCATCCGTAAAGATTTAGATAAGTTAGAATCAAAAGGTTTATTACGTAGAGAACATGGGTATGCTGTTCTAAATAGTGGTGATGACCTTAATATTCGGATGTCCTTTCGCTATGATGTAAAAAAACGAATTGCAAAAGAAGCAGCAAATCTCATTGCCGACAATGAAACGATTATGATAGAGTCTGGGTCAACTTGTGCTCTCTTGGCAGAAGAAATTTGCAAAACCAAGAGAAATGTGACCATCATAACAAATTCTTATTTTATAGCCAATTATGTGCGACAATATGATAGCTGTCAGATTATTTTATTGGGTGGTGAGTTTCAAAAAGATTCCCAAGTAACTGTTGGGCCGCTCTTGCATAAAATGATTCAGTTTTTCCATGTTGATAAGGCTTTTGTAGGAACTGACGGCTATGATAGCGAGCATGGTTTTACAGGTAAAAACTTAATGCGAAGCGAAGTAGTACAGTACATGTCTGACGTTGCTGAAAACATGATTGTGCTAACAGATTCTAGTAAATTTACAAAACGAGGGACAGTACGCAGATTTGGTTTAAGTCAAGTTGCTCAGGTCATTACAGATACGTCGATTTCTGAAGATCTTGTCAAGGAATTAGAAAATGCTAGAGTCACAGTAAGGCTAGTTTAG
- a CDS encoding sugar-binding transcriptional regulator produces MKQEKRRQLAKIAYLYYEEGKSQAEIAADTGIYRTTVSRMLTKAKSEGIVKIEIQDFDRRLYRLEKYVQEKYGLKGLELVENSTDEDQLDLENRLAQAAADMLTNLIDDGKKVGFSWGRSLSLIVDKIGNHRMKGVKFVPIAGGPSHIHARYHVNTLIYDMANKFRGECSFINATIIQENQELAQGILSSKYFEELRADWKDLDVAAIGIGGRVDEKNRQWLDMLTTADFQALSDEGAVGETCCRGLNQYGQAVVEDLQKRTIAISLDDLKEVPDTIALAYGEEKAQAILAVLRAGYIHHLVTDERTIVKVLELDNDVHVHTNL; encoded by the coding sequence ATGAAGCAAGAAAAAAGAAGGCAGTTGGCAAAAATAGCCTATCTTTACTACGAAGAGGGGAAAAGCCAAGCTGAGATTGCTGCTGATACAGGAATTTATAGAACGACAGTCAGTAGAATGTTGACCAAGGCTAAGTCAGAAGGCATTGTAAAAATAGAAATTCAAGATTTTGATAGGCGCCTATATCGACTAGAAAAATATGTTCAAGAAAAATATGGATTAAAAGGTTTAGAACTGGTTGAAAACAGCACCGATGAGGACCAGCTTGATTTAGAAAATCGTCTGGCACAGGCTGCAGCCGATATGCTTACCAATCTAATTGATGATGGAAAGAAAGTTGGTTTTTCATGGGGGAGAAGCCTCAGTCTTATTGTAGATAAGATAGGGAATCATCGTATGAAAGGTGTCAAATTTGTTCCAATAGCTGGCGGTCCAAGTCATATCCACGCACGTTATCATGTGAATACTCTGATTTACGATATGGCCAATAAATTTCGTGGAGAATGTAGTTTTATCAATGCGACGATTATCCAGGAGAATCAAGAACTTGCTCAAGGTATTCTTTCTTCTAAATATTTCGAGGAGCTACGTGCTGACTGGAAGGACTTAGATGTAGCAGCAATAGGTATTGGCGGTCGAGTCGATGAAAAAAATCGTCAATGGTTAGATATGTTGACGACGGCTGATTTTCAAGCCTTGTCAGATGAAGGTGCAGTCGGTGAAACCTGCTGTCGTGGTCTGAATCAATACGGTCAAGCTGTCGTGGAGGATTTGCAAAAGAGGACCATTGCCATCTCTTTAGATGATTTAAAAGAAGTCCCAGATACAATAGCTCTTGCATATGGGGAGGAAAAGGCTCAAGCCATTTTAGCTGTATTGCGAGCTGGCTACATTCATCATCTGGTAACAGATGAACGAACCATCGTAAAAGTTTTAGAACTGGATAATGATGTGCATGTCCATACAAATTTGTAA
- a CDS encoding PTS lactose/cellobiose transporter subunit IIA → MEMIVADQLIMGLIIYAGDAKSHAYQALSLVKAGEEERAEEELELADAALLEAHNMQTKFLAQEAGGAKSDITALFVHSQDHLMTSITEINLIKEIIDLRKELKKVG, encoded by the coding sequence ATGGAAATGATTGTTGCAGATCAATTGATCATGGGATTGATTATTTATGCTGGAGATGCGAAAAGTCACGCCTACCAAGCTTTGTCGCTTGTCAAAGCAGGTGAAGAAGAGCGAGCAGAAGAGGAATTAGAATTGGCAGATGCAGCATTATTAGAAGCTCACAATATGCAGACAAAATTCTTAGCACAGGAAGCTGGTGGAGCAAAATCTGATATTACAGCACTATTTGTCCATTCGCAAGATCATTTGATGACGTCTATTACAGAGATCAATTTGATTAAAGAAATCATTGATTTGCGGAAAGAACTAAAAAAAGTTGGCTAA